A portion of the Rubritalea squalenifaciens DSM 18772 genome contains these proteins:
- a CDS encoding glycogen synthase, with translation MSKSPKDSGNLLIEKDTVRAPRARILVVTPEITYLPAGMGNLAQRLSAKAGGMADVSASLVNALYQQGADVHVALPNYRKMFHTDVKELFNRNMARVSGSLPEQRIHLAEDRIFYHRSKVYDGAENISTALAFQREVINHIIPMVQPDLIHCNDWMTGLIPAAAKRLGIPCLFTVHNIHSEKVSMAAIEDKGIDAADFWQNIYFCDRPESYEHAREHIPVDLLTTGIFSSDHVNSVSPTFLYEVVEGRHSFVPDSIRNELANKLYAGCATGILNAPDESFDPKTDLHLEHHYGIDDFTQGKAANKFELQQAVGLDLDPNAPILFWPSRLDPMQKGCQLLADIMYQLVSDYSHMGLQIAIVASGSFAKHFNDIVEMHDLQGKVAVVEFTEKLSRLGYAGSDFMLMPSRFEPCGLPQMVSPKYGTLPIVHDTGGIHDTVDHLHYDGRLGNGFRFQHYSAEGLRWAIDEALNFYQWQPEAKAETIRRIMRESRDRFSHETTAATYINLYENMLGRPVVKVRGMD, from the coding sequence ATGAGTAAATCCCCAAAAGATTCTGGTAACCTTCTAATTGAAAAGGACACAGTACGTGCTCCTCGAGCCCGTATTCTCGTGGTGACGCCAGAGATCACCTATTTGCCAGCTGGAATGGGCAACCTGGCACAACGGCTCAGCGCCAAGGCCGGGGGGATGGCGGATGTCTCAGCCTCTTTGGTCAATGCACTCTATCAGCAAGGTGCAGACGTCCATGTAGCCCTGCCCAACTACCGCAAGATGTTCCACACCGATGTGAAGGAACTCTTCAACCGGAACATGGCCCGCGTCTCCGGCTCACTCCCTGAGCAGCGCATCCACCTCGCGGAAGACCGCATCTTCTACCACCGCAGCAAAGTCTATGACGGCGCTGAAAACATCAGCACGGCACTCGCCTTCCAGCGTGAGGTCATCAACCATATCATCCCCATGGTCCAGCCGGACCTCATCCACTGCAATGACTGGATGACTGGGCTGATCCCTGCCGCAGCCAAGCGTCTGGGCATCCCTTGCCTGTTTACCGTGCACAATATCCACTCGGAGAAAGTGAGCATGGCTGCCATCGAGGACAAAGGTATCGATGCCGCCGACTTCTGGCAGAACATCTACTTCTGCGACCGACCTGAGAGCTATGAGCACGCCCGTGAGCACATCCCAGTGGACCTACTCACCACGGGTATCTTCTCCTCGGACCACGTCAACTCAGTCAGCCCCACCTTCCTTTACGAAGTCGTCGAGGGAAGACACAGCTTCGTCCCAGACTCCATCCGTAACGAGCTCGCCAACAAACTCTATGCCGGCTGCGCCACGGGCATCCTGAATGCCCCGGATGAAAGCTTCGACCCCAAGACCGATCTTCACCTCGAGCACCACTATGGCATAGACGACTTCACCCAAGGCAAGGCGGCCAACAAGTTTGAGCTGCAGCAAGCCGTAGGCCTCGATCTCGACCCGAACGCCCCGATCCTCTTCTGGCCATCCCGTCTCGACCCGATGCAGAAAGGCTGCCAGCTGCTGGCGGACATCATGTACCAGCTCGTATCTGACTACTCCCATATGGGGCTCCAGATTGCCATTGTCGCCAGCGGTTCCTTTGCCAAGCACTTCAACGACATCGTCGAGATGCACGACCTGCAGGGCAAAGTCGCCGTAGTGGAGTTTACAGAGAAACTCTCCCGTCTGGGCTACGCTGGGTCAGACTTCATGCTCATGCCATCCCGCTTCGAGCCCTGTGGCCTGCCGCAGATGGTCTCCCCGAAATACGGCACACTCCCGATCGTCCACGATACAGGCGGCATCCATGATACCGTAGACCACCTTCACTACGATGGCAGACTGGGCAACGGTTTCCGCTTCCAGCACTACAGCGCAGAAGGCCTCCGCTGGGCCATCGACGAAGCCCTCAACTTTTACCAATGGCAACCCGAAGCCAAGGCCGAAACCATTCGACGCATCATGCGCGAATCCCGCGACCGCTTCAGCCATGAAACGACTGCCGCCACCTACATCAACCTTTATGAGAACATGCTCGGTCGCCCAGTCGTCAAAGTCCGCGGCATGGACTAA
- a CDS encoding methyltransferase domain-containing protein: protein MDWQERYVNGDTPWDKNAPAPAINQISLQKPALLSPGRKVLVPGCGYGYDALALAELGLDVTGLDIAELALQKASILTPDNLSVEWLAADAFQLPASRHHRYDMVWEHTFLCAIAPEMREEYVKAMWRYLKPNGCLLGVFFTNPDMAPGEGPPYKIPRSEITELMGSLFALEWETEPTEHYPGREGREHIMLFRRLSSCCE, encoded by the coding sequence ATGGATTGGCAGGAACGCTATGTAAACGGAGACACCCCATGGGACAAAAACGCCCCGGCTCCAGCCATCAACCAGATTTCCCTGCAAAAACCTGCTCTCCTCAGCCCCGGCCGCAAGGTCCTCGTCCCCGGCTGCGGCTATGGATACGACGCTCTTGCCTTGGCCGAATTGGGCCTGGATGTCACCGGCCTGGATATCGCCGAACTGGCGCTACAGAAGGCCAGCATCCTCACACCGGACAATCTCTCCGTGGAGTGGCTCGCCGCCGATGCCTTCCAGCTGCCAGCCAGCCGTCATCACCGCTACGACATGGTCTGGGAGCACACCTTCCTCTGCGCCATCGCTCCCGAGATGCGGGAAGAATACGTCAAAGCCATGTGGCGCTACCTCAAACCCAACGGCTGCCTGCTCGGCGTTTTCTTCACGAATCCGGATATGGCTCCGGGCGAAGGACCTCCCTATAAAATCCCTCGCTCGGAAATCACTGAGCTGATGGGCAGCCTGTTTGCCCTGGAATGGGAAACCGAACCCACCGAGCACTACCCTGGCCGCGAAGGCCGCGAGCACATCATGCTCTTCCGCAGGCTCTCAAGCTGCTGTGAGTAG
- a CDS encoding nucleoid-associated protein: MSLVVNFNKATLEALSLAKVGNQQRGEALKTSKELCKFDGADKDMLTLAFLKPFRNLERYRFQHKSSLDLHEMHSYAGTIFEQDDRFLTYSRKIARHLYESSKHPNIKAGDLCVAYLKGIQVDGTPCQAISIVKSETHLPFLEISDQEGDLRLTTHNGIYPEKIDKGCLIINHDKQGGYLVYTFDKGGADANFWVRDFLGAKARKDDDFKTKKYAEMCVSFADEGLPDEMPKEDRYRVANDAMQYFADKEEFNSDHFQEEVLREPEIKEKFKQFKENYKDEDGEPISEEFQINQKVAKKMSSKIKSVLKLDTGVVMRFTPDFAERSEEIMERGFDEKMGMKYVKVYFNEEM, translated from the coding sequence ATGTCACTCGTAGTAAATTTCAATAAAGCCACTCTCGAGGCTCTCTCCCTGGCCAAGGTAGGTAATCAGCAGCGCGGCGAAGCTCTCAAGACTTCCAAGGAGTTATGTAAATTCGATGGGGCGGATAAAGACATGCTGACGCTGGCATTCTTGAAGCCCTTCAGAAACCTGGAGCGCTACCGCTTCCAGCACAAATCCTCACTGGATCTGCATGAAATGCATAGCTATGCGGGAACAATCTTTGAGCAGGACGATCGATTCCTGACCTATAGCCGGAAGATTGCCAGACATCTCTACGAGAGTTCCAAGCACCCAAATATTAAGGCTGGTGATCTCTGTGTGGCTTACTTGAAGGGGATTCAAGTGGATGGAACTCCTTGCCAGGCAATCAGTATTGTGAAGTCGGAGACCCACCTTCCTTTCCTGGAGATCTCAGATCAGGAGGGAGACCTGCGTTTGACGACCCACAACGGCATCTATCCGGAGAAAATTGATAAAGGTTGCTTGATTATCAATCATGACAAGCAAGGTGGCTATCTGGTCTACACCTTTGATAAGGGAGGTGCGGATGCCAACTTCTGGGTGCGTGATTTCCTCGGAGCCAAGGCCCGTAAGGATGACGACTTCAAGACCAAGAAGTACGCAGAGATGTGTGTATCCTTCGCGGATGAAGGTCTGCCGGATGAGATGCCCAAAGAGGACCGTTACCGTGTGGCTAATGATGCCATGCAGTACTTTGCGGACAAAGAGGAATTCAACTCAGATCACTTCCAAGAGGAAGTGCTGCGTGAGCCGGAGATCAAAGAAAAGTTCAAGCAGTTCAAAGAGAACTACAAGGATGAGGACGGTGAGCCGATTTCCGAGGAGTTCCAGATCAATCAAAAGGTGGCCAAGAAGATGAGCAGCAAGATCAAGTCAGTCCTCAAGCTGGATACTGGCGTGGTCATGCGCTTCACCCCGGACTTCGCCGAGCGTTCCGAAGAGATCATGGAGCGTGGCTTCGACGAGAAGATGGGAATGAAATACGTGAAGGTGTATTTCAACGAGGAGATGTAA
- a CDS encoding M50 family metallopeptidase, with the protein MSEASRTLTAYHEAGHAVMALLMGRSIQKVSIIPSENRLGAVTIQKGRAKQVQDKLEAEMLILLAGMAAEGRKSGQYNLTGAAQDLRQVEKLAMMRAGNARQATKLIRKTLDKTHHLLSNNATWTAVKVIAKELEEHDSISGRAARHHLELAQQKS; encoded by the coding sequence ATGTCCGAGGCTTCGCGCACACTGACCGCCTACCATGAAGCTGGCCACGCCGTGATGGCCCTTCTCATGGGCCGCTCGATCCAGAAAGTCAGCATCATTCCCTCAGAGAACCGGCTCGGCGCCGTCACGATCCAGAAAGGGCGCGCTAAGCAGGTGCAGGACAAACTGGAGGCCGAAATGCTCATTCTTCTGGCTGGCATGGCCGCTGAGGGGCGCAAGTCAGGCCAGTACAACCTGACAGGAGCCGCTCAGGACCTCAGGCAGGTGGAAAAACTCGCCATGATGCGCGCCGGTAATGCCAGACAAGCCACCAAGCTGATCCGTAAAACGCTGGATAAAACCCACCACCTGCTCTCCAACAATGCGACCTGGACCGCCGTCAAAGTCATCGCCAAAGAGCTAGAGGAACATGATTCCATCAGCGGCAGAGCAGCCCGACACCATCTGGAACTCGCCCAACAAAAGTCTTAG
- a CDS encoding SpoIIE family protein phosphatase: MSFKRALTITFSLLITILLGLVVTMKSLSNAIENVATTEHERYESRILAHRLQQSSENLTRMARSYIATGDAVYKQRFHQILAIRSGTLHEPMQYSKASWGWEMPGTYHTTMPGTPVSIEDRVKKANCTEQEITILRECKQLSDLLAEIEISAMDAIDLGIKDPDYTVDGKTPKEWAEQQVYGESYRSFKEAILTQVDHFIQSIEYRTANDVAKARSQQRAIHLLTWVLAFFAVALCVAAYFQITRRVVNPISSISKQAEQVSQGNYSSHPEIQSYSEIKSLALSFNQMTSAIQRDLRRRDKDHKELVATKHAVEVAYGRMKKDLEAAAKVQRSLLPEVMPEAPGFDFAYSYLPCEELAGDTLNVLDLDDDHIALYLVDVSGHGVQAALLAATLSHVLSPIRHESSVIWSTDQSTDTTYVTPPVRVAEQLNTLFPYDPELNQYFTLHYGVLNKSDLTYRFVSCGHPKPVLLRHNHPPQTIQAKGPGIGLLPAPVFEEKEIQLTASDRIFFFSDGVLEAPNNQGMEFQENGLYSHIQQHLDVPIKQHIQQIFKDVLEWSGGQKLDDISAVAIEVRPEVN, translated from the coding sequence ATGTCGTTTAAACGAGCTCTCACTATCACCTTTAGCCTACTCATCACCATCCTGCTGGGACTGGTCGTGACCATGAAATCGCTCTCCAATGCGATTGAAAATGTGGCTACCACTGAGCACGAACGCTACGAGTCCCGGATTCTGGCCCACCGGCTGCAGCAGTCTTCCGAGAATCTCACCCGGATGGCCCGCTCCTACATCGCCACCGGGGATGCTGTCTACAAGCAGCGCTTTCATCAGATCCTCGCGATCCGCAGCGGCACCCTGCACGAACCGATGCAGTACTCCAAGGCCAGCTGGGGCTGGGAAATGCCCGGCACCTATCACACCACCATGCCCGGCACCCCAGTCTCCATCGAAGACCGGGTCAAAAAGGCCAATTGTACCGAACAAGAGATCACCATCCTACGCGAATGCAAGCAGCTCTCCGATCTACTCGCCGAGATCGAAATCAGCGCCATGGATGCCATCGATCTCGGCATAAAAGATCCCGACTACACAGTAGACGGCAAGACACCCAAGGAATGGGCCGAACAGCAAGTCTACGGAGAAAGCTACCGCTCCTTCAAAGAGGCTATCCTGACACAAGTAGACCACTTTATCCAGAGCATCGAATACCGTACTGCCAATGATGTCGCCAAAGCACGCTCCCAGCAGAGAGCCATCCACCTACTGACTTGGGTGCTAGCCTTCTTCGCGGTGGCGCTCTGTGTGGCGGCCTATTTCCAGATCACCCGGAGAGTGGTCAACCCCATCTCATCCATCTCCAAGCAGGCCGAACAAGTCTCCCAAGGGAACTACTCCAGCCATCCGGAAATCCAATCCTACTCTGAAATCAAATCACTCGCCCTAAGCTTCAACCAGATGACCAGCGCTATTCAGCGAGACCTAAGACGAAGAGACAAAGATCACAAGGAGCTGGTCGCCACTAAACATGCCGTCGAGGTAGCCTACGGCCGGATGAAAAAAGACCTCGAAGCTGCCGCCAAAGTCCAGCGCTCGCTACTCCCCGAAGTCATGCCCGAGGCTCCAGGATTTGATTTCGCCTACTCCTACCTCCCCTGCGAAGAACTCGCCGGGGACACACTCAATGTGCTGGATCTCGACGACGACCACATTGCGCTCTATCTGGTAGATGTGAGCGGTCACGGGGTTCAGGCAGCCTTACTCGCGGCCACCCTCAGCCATGTACTCTCCCCCATCCGGCACGAGAGCAGCGTCATCTGGTCTACTGATCAATCCACAGACACCACCTACGTCACCCCTCCAGTCAGGGTCGCTGAGCAGCTCAACACCCTGTTCCCTTATGACCCGGAACTGAACCAGTACTTCACCCTGCATTACGGTGTCTTGAACAAGAGTGACCTGACCTATCGCTTCGTCTCCTGCGGCCACCCCAAGCCGGTACTTCTGCGCCACAATCATCCACCGCAAACCATCCAAGCCAAAGGCCCAGGCATAGGCTTGCTGCCGGCCCCGGTTTTTGAGGAAAAAGAAATCCAACTCACTGCATCCGACCGCATCTTTTTCTTCTCAGACGGAGTCCTGGAAGCCCCAAATAACCAGGGCATGGAGTTTCAAGAGAACGGACTCTACTCCCACATCCAGCAGCATCTGGATGTCCCCATCAAACAACACATCCAGCAGATCTTCAAAGATGTGCTGGAATGGTCCGGCGGCCAAAAGCTCGACGACATCTCCGCCGTCGCCATCGAAGTGAGGCCCGAGGTCAATTGA
- a CDS encoding TonB-dependent receptor family protein: MKSFHYVLASVSALSLLHAEETQTLEASTLTAQSPDLLESIAKSEEQIASLPGGATITDSADWTGSIVKPEEIFQLDPGVYARSSGTANDTRLSVRGSGIQRRYGSRGISLLVDGMPANHADGSYYFRIFDPLSISYVESYRGANGLAYGGSQLGGAINVVQKNGLSHPGGQLLAEYGSYDSYRTAFQYGGSNEKWDWFAGYTYAESDGYRAHSSWASHQLNTSLGYHWSESALTRISLLFSDSDGLLTGSLTEDQYDDDPQQSSNAGTDLDRDLSTIRIGQRTAWETANGAWQFSTNYQYLDFDHLTTTKGLFFPKFDNLIDYDTDELSLNLRGRQSYSALGLKHTFRSNFDFIYGVNELGGSSAFGAAGIVDRKETSRNLNVYLENTSHLTEQHNLIYGLGYVDSYRKREIRSADSTGLTRFDDSQNGFTWRAGYLYELDEKNQYFANISQSFESAPFSELGNIANPQEAITYEIGTRLAPTNWLSGELTLYYSEVNEEFVYEETGPGTNVYNVTNADTTHQGIELAAHANLTEAFKLAGNTSYSFDLAYQLNDFTFDEGPAKGKDIPVVSKHVISSRITAGDSDGRWKAALSVDWLPDGLVADNNNTLSTPGYALWDLFGEYQVTENLSIYAGVDNLLDKKYVSTVTVNPDTSGTPAYINPGDGRTAYIGAKLVF, encoded by the coding sequence ATGAAATCATTTCACTATGTGCTCGCGTCAGTGAGCGCCCTCTCCCTGCTGCACGCAGAGGAAACACAGACCCTAGAAGCAAGCACCCTTACAGCCCAATCCCCGGACCTACTGGAATCGATCGCTAAATCCGAGGAACAAATCGCCTCACTACCCGGCGGCGCCACCATCACGGACTCTGCCGACTGGACTGGCAGCATCGTCAAGCCGGAGGAAATCTTCCAGTTAGACCCGGGTGTCTACGCCCGTTCCTCAGGAACCGCCAATGACACGCGACTCTCTGTGCGCGGCTCTGGCATCCAGCGCCGTTATGGCTCACGCGGCATCTCCCTGCTGGTAGACGGCATGCCTGCCAACCACGCCGACGGCTCCTACTACTTCCGCATCTTCGATCCCCTCAGCATCAGCTACGTGGAAAGCTACCGCGGTGCAAACGGCCTTGCCTACGGCGGCTCACAACTTGGCGGCGCGATCAACGTCGTGCAAAAGAACGGCCTCAGTCATCCAGGCGGCCAGCTACTCGCAGAATATGGCTCTTATGACAGCTACCGTACCGCCTTCCAGTACGGTGGCTCCAACGAGAAATGGGACTGGTTCGCCGGATACACCTATGCTGAATCCGACGGCTACCGAGCCCACAGCAGCTGGGCTAGCCACCAGCTCAATACCAGCCTCGGCTACCATTGGTCTGAGAGTGCTCTGACACGCATCTCCCTGTTATTTAGTGACTCCGATGGCCTTCTTACAGGCTCCCTCACCGAAGACCAGTACGATGATGATCCACAACAATCGTCCAACGCTGGCACAGACCTGGACCGCGACCTCTCCACCATCCGTATCGGTCAACGCACCGCCTGGGAAACCGCAAACGGTGCCTGGCAGTTCTCCACCAACTACCAGTACCTCGACTTCGACCACCTCACGACCACCAAGGGTCTCTTCTTCCCGAAGTTCGATAACCTGATCGACTACGATACAGACGAGCTCTCCCTCAACCTACGTGGACGTCAGAGCTATTCGGCATTGGGCCTGAAACACACCTTCCGTTCAAACTTTGATTTCATCTATGGAGTCAATGAACTCGGAGGATCTTCAGCATTTGGCGCCGCAGGCATCGTCGATAGAAAAGAGACATCTCGTAACCTGAACGTGTATCTGGAAAACACTAGCCACCTGACAGAACAGCACAACCTGATCTACGGCCTCGGCTACGTGGACTCCTACCGCAAGCGAGAAATTCGCTCCGCAGACAGCACGGGCCTTACCCGCTTTGACGATTCTCAAAACGGTTTCACCTGGCGCGCGGGCTACCTCTATGAGCTCGACGAGAAGAACCAATACTTCGCAAACATTTCTCAATCCTTCGAATCCGCTCCATTTTCCGAACTCGGCAACATAGCCAACCCTCAGGAAGCGATCACCTACGAGATCGGTACGCGGCTTGCACCCACAAACTGGCTCAGTGGCGAGCTAACCCTCTACTACTCCGAGGTGAACGAGGAATTCGTCTACGAAGAAACCGGACCTGGCACCAATGTCTACAATGTAACGAATGCCGACACGACACATCAGGGAATCGAGCTCGCTGCTCACGCCAATCTAACGGAAGCATTCAAGTTGGCAGGGAACACAAGCTACAGCTTCGACCTAGCCTACCAGCTGAATGACTTCACCTTTGATGAAGGACCAGCCAAAGGTAAGGACATTCCAGTCGTATCCAAGCACGTCATCAGCTCCCGCATCACTGCAGGCGATAGTGATGGACGCTGGAAGGCAGCCCTCTCTGTTGATTGGCTTCCTGACGGACTCGTAGCAGATAACAACAATACCCTCAGCACACCAGGCTATGCCCTCTGGGACCTCTTCGGCGAATACCAAGTCACTGAAAACCTCAGCATCTACGCTGGCGTGGATAACCTCCTCGACAAGAAGTACGTCTCCACTGTGACCGTCAATCCTGACACCTCAGGCACTCCAGCCTACATTAACCCCGGTGATGGACGCACCGCCTACATTGGCGCGAAGCTGGTCTTCTAA
- a CDS encoding PepSY-associated TM helix domain-containing protein, with protein sequence MKATFFKLHRKLSIFLAIPVLLWTLSGLLHPFMANWMRPEIAHTFLVPKPLKPSPDLLSPAEAYKDQSTLRQINLIDINGTPSYRAITTEGTLLFRDARSGQTIENAEQLYAEQLARAYLADQNSALVTIEKVEEFGSTYSYINRYLPAYRVVLDRPDGMQVVVDLKTGKLGTFDSPSKRVFSSLFSWLHTWSFLGSRDSMLRITIVLLVSLLTLAVGLTGIVNLILFKTKQKNGTQRKLTLGRKMHRSLGAFASLFFLMFSLSGIFHVAVKYNYDDSDQWSSQQSIPTSQLNSTPAEIIAKSKAPVSGISLASIDGIPHYRLAIMNREKPGQTLYLSARDLSDRINGETDYAISLATEFSGYPKDSVKDTEVITKFRKDYGFIQKRLPVTRVNYDDQPYWHYTVDTANAHMAQRTSPAGLVEALSFINLHKWHFLDPISKEFRDYATAFGVLSIAAVTLFGLSLLWKKRKANTG encoded by the coding sequence ATGAAAGCCACCTTCTTCAAACTTCACCGGAAGCTCTCCATTTTCCTCGCCATCCCCGTGCTTCTCTGGACCTTGTCCGGACTGCTGCATCCCTTCATGGCGAACTGGATGCGCCCGGAGATTGCGCACACATTCCTAGTGCCCAAGCCTCTCAAGCCATCACCAGACTTGCTCAGCCCCGCTGAGGCCTACAAGGACCAGAGCACTCTGCGTCAGATAAACCTCATAGACATCAACGGCACACCCAGCTACCGCGCGATCACTACTGAGGGCACTTTATTGTTCCGCGATGCCCGCAGCGGCCAGACCATCGAAAATGCTGAGCAGCTTTACGCTGAGCAACTGGCACGCGCCTACCTTGCCGACCAGAACTCCGCCTTGGTAACCATCGAGAAAGTCGAGGAGTTTGGCTCCACTTATTCTTACATCAACCGCTATCTGCCGGCCTACCGCGTCGTGCTTGACCGCCCGGACGGCATGCAAGTCGTAGTGGATCTTAAGACAGGCAAGCTCGGCACATTCGATTCCCCGTCAAAGCGTGTCTTTTCCAGCCTCTTCTCATGGCTTCACACCTGGTCCTTCCTCGGCTCGCGGGACAGCATGCTACGTATCACGATCGTGCTACTAGTCAGCCTGCTGACACTTGCGGTCGGCCTAACCGGTATTGTAAACCTCATCCTCTTCAAGACCAAGCAGAAGAACGGCACACAGCGCAAGCTCACTCTCGGCAGAAAAATGCACCGCTCGCTCGGCGCCTTCGCATCCCTCTTCTTCCTCATGTTCAGCCTCTCCGGCATCTTTCACGTCGCCGTAAAGTACAATTATGATGACTCCGACCAATGGAGCAGCCAGCAGAGCATTCCTACCTCCCAGCTCAACTCCACCCCTGCTGAAATCATCGCCAAAAGCAAAGCTCCCGTATCTGGCATCAGTCTAGCCAGCATCGACGGAATTCCTCACTACCGCCTCGCCATTATGAACCGTGAGAAACCAGGTCAGACACTCTACCTCTCTGCCCGCGATTTATCTGACCGGATAAACGGAGAAACCGACTACGCGATCTCCTTGGCCACGGAATTCTCCGGCTACCCTAAGGACAGCGTCAAAGACACCGAAGTCATCACCAAGTTCCGCAAGGACTACGGCTTCATCCAGAAACGCCTCCCAGTCACCCGCGTGAACTACGATGACCAACCATACTGGCACTACACAGTGGACACCGCCAACGCCCACATGGCGCAGCGCACCTCTCCCGCTGGCCTCGTGGAAGCACTCAGTTTCATCAACCTGCACAAGTGGCACTTCCTGGATCCTATCTCCAAGGAATTCCGTGACTACGCCACCGCCTTTGGTGTTCTCAGCATTGCAGCCGTCACCCTCTTTGGCCTCAGCCTGCTATGGAAAAAGAGAAAAGCTAACACTGGGTAG